One uncultured Flavobacterium sp. genomic window carries:
- a CDS encoding rod shape-determining protein MreD: protein MNSALLVNIFRFIMLLTIQVVIFNNMNFLGYISPFPYILYVILYPVNSNRTGLIVSSFLLGLTMDMFCNSGGIHATACVILAYYRPYIFKFSFGLSYEYQTIRLNESLTPERFSFILVSVLLHHIVLFILEAFQFKFIWDILLRTLFSSIFTIITSIIIIYLIKPNKR from the coding sequence ATGAATAGCGCTTTGTTAGTCAATATTTTTCGATTTATTATGTTATTAACAATTCAGGTTGTTATTTTCAATAATATGAATTTTTTAGGGTATATAAGTCCCTTTCCATACATTTTATACGTTATTTTGTACCCGGTAAACAGTAATAGAACCGGCTTAATCGTTTCTAGTTTCCTATTAGGATTAACAATGGACATGTTCTGCAATTCGGGCGGAATTCATGCTACGGCTTGTGTAATATTAGCGTATTACAGACCTTACATTTTTAAGTTTTCATTTGGACTGAGCTACGAATATCAAACCATTAGACTAAATGAATCATTAACACCTGAGCGATTTTCATTTATTTTAGTATCTGTCCTATTGCATCACATTGTATTATTTATCCTCGAAGCTTTTCAATTTAAGTTTATTTGGGATATTTTACTGCGAACTTTATTTAGCTCGATATTTACAATAATCACCTCAATCATAATAATTTATCTTATTAAGCCCAATAAAAGATGA
- the mreC gene encoding rod shape-determining protein MreC: MQQIFNFIIRNSNRLLFLLLLGISLTLTIQSHSYHRSKVISSANFLSGGVYERINRLNEYLNLKTENDELVLENARLKSLLFNKVDTTKIPLSDSLKGVKPADIIVSKVIHNSYNTHENFITLNSGANDGIKPDMGVINSLGIVGVIDDTSPRYSTVVSILNMKSQINAKIKKSNHFGSLTWDGKSTGFVQLEDVPRLASIRKGDTIVTGGQSVIFPEGINIGTVEKIYIKKNTSYYVIDVKLFNDMTNLGHVYVIKSKDREELINLENKEKNE, encoded by the coding sequence ATGCAGCAAATTTTTAATTTCATTATAAGAAACAGTAATCGATTGCTGTTTTTGCTGCTTTTAGGTATTTCGTTGACTCTCACAATTCAATCGCATTCCTACCATAGAAGCAAAGTAATCAGTTCTGCCAACTTTTTGAGCGGAGGTGTTTACGAAAGAATCAATCGTCTTAACGAATATTTGAATCTAAAAACTGAAAATGACGAACTTGTGTTGGAAAATGCAAGATTAAAAAGTCTTTTATTCAACAAAGTAGACACCACAAAAATACCTCTGTCTGATAGTCTAAAAGGAGTAAAACCTGCGGATATTATTGTTTCAAAAGTTATTCATAACTCATACAACACGCACGAAAACTTCATTACTTTAAATTCAGGAGCAAATGACGGTATCAAACCGGACATGGGTGTTATAAACAGTTTAGGAATTGTTGGGGTTATCGATGACACCTCTCCAAGATATTCGACTGTTGTTAGTATTTTGAATATGAAATCACAGATTAATGCTAAGATTAAAAAATCAAATCATTTTGGTTCTTTAACCTGGGATGGAAAAAGTACAGGGTTTGTTCAATTAGAGGATGTTCCAAGATTAGCTTCTATCAGAAAAGGCGATACAATTGTTACAGGTGGACAATCTGTAATTTTCCCTGAAGGAATTAACATTGGTACTGTTGAGAAAATTTACATCAAGAAAAACACAAGTTATTATGTCATAGATGTTAAATTATTTAACGACATGACAAACCTGGGACATGTTTATGTTATCAAGAGTAAGGACAGAGAAGAACTTATTAATTTAGAAAACAAGGAAAAAAATGAATAG
- a CDS encoding rod shape-determining protein: MGFFDFMTEDIAIDLGTANTLIIHNDKVVIDSPSIVARDRISGKIIAVGKEANMMQGKTHENIKTIRPLKDGVIADFDASEKMINMFIKSIPALKKRMFTPALRMVVCIPSGITEVEMRAVKESCERVNGKEVYLIHEPMAAAIGIGIDIMQPKGNMIVDIGGGTTEIAVIALGGIVCDKSVKIAGDVFTNDIVYYMRTQHNLFVGESTAEKIKIQIGAAIEDLDGPPEDMSVQGRDLLTGKPKQVDVSYREIAKALDKSIQRIEDAVMETLSQTPPELAADIYNTGIYLAGGGSMLRGLDKRISQKTDLPVYIAEDPLRAVVRGTGMALKNIAKFKSILIK; the protein is encoded by the coding sequence ATGGGATTTTTTGATTTCATGACCGAGGATATTGCGATAGACCTTGGTACCGCAAACACTTTAATCATACATAATGATAAAGTTGTTATTGATAGTCCGTCGATCGTTGCACGTGATAGAATATCAGGCAAAATCATTGCTGTTGGTAAGGAAGCCAATATGATGCAAGGTAAAACGCATGAAAACATAAAGACGATAAGGCCTTTGAAAGATGGTGTAATTGCCGATTTTGATGCTTCTGAAAAGATGATCAATATGTTCATCAAAAGTATTCCTGCATTGAAAAAAAGAATGTTTACTCCAGCTTTAAGAATGGTAGTATGTATTCCGTCTGGTATTACTGAGGTTGAAATGAGAGCTGTAAAAGAATCTTGTGAAAGAGTAAACGGAAAAGAAGTTTACCTAATTCATGAGCCTATGGCTGCCGCAATTGGTATTGGTATTGACATTATGCAACCAAAAGGAAACATGATTGTTGATATTGGAGGTGGTACAACTGAAATTGCAGTTATAGCACTTGGTGGTATCGTATGCGACAAATCTGTAAAAATTGCGGGTGACGTATTTACAAATGATATTGTTTATTACATGCGTACACAACACAACCTTTTTGTTGGAGAAAGTACAGCTGAAAAAATAAAAATTCAAATTGGTGCCGCTATCGAAGATTTAGATGGACCGCCAGAAGATATGTCAGTTCAAGGTAGAGATTTGCTTACTGGTAAACCTAAACAAGTTGATGTTTCTTACCGTGAAATTGCTAAAGCATTAGACAAATCGATTCAACGTATTGAAGATGCTGTAATGGAGACGTTATCTCAAACTCCTCCTGAGTTAGCTGCAGATATCTACAATACCGGTATTTATTTAGCTGGTGGTGGATCTATGCTTAGAGGTCTTGACAAACGTATTTCGCAAAAAACAGATTTACCTGTTTATATTGCTGAAGATCCGTTAAGAGCTGTAGTTCGTGGAACCGGAATGGCACTTAAAAATATTGCAAAATTTAAAAGTATCTTAATTAAATAA
- the purH gene encoding bifunctional phosphoribosylaminoimidazolecarboxamide formyltransferase/IMP cyclohydrolase, which yields MSTTKTIQSALISVFSKDGLEPIVRKLHEQNVTLYSTGGTEDFIKNLGIPVVPVEDITSFPEILGGRVKTLHPKIFGGILNRQDNESDVQQMKEFDIPQIDLVIVDLYPFEKTVASGASEQDIIEKIDIGGISLIRAGAKNFKDTVIVASVNEYSLLLDLITEQNGATTLENRRLFATKAFHVSSHYDGAIFNYFNTDETIYKESIADGQVLRYGENPHQKGFFFGDFDAMFKKVHGKELSYNNLLDVDAAVNLINEFKTDGPTFAILKHNNACGLASRKTISEAYLAALACDPTSAFGGVLIANTKIDLATAQEINKLFCEVVIAPSYDDEAIAVLQEKKNRIILVQNEVELPSRQVRTCLNGLLIQDRNNITDTKEHLKTVTITEPTASEIEDLIFASKICKNTKSNTIVFAKNGTLISSGTGQTSRVDALMQAVDKAKAFGFDLTGASMASDAFFPFPDCVELAKKAGITAVIQPGGSIKDELSINYCNENNLAMVFTGTRHFKH from the coding sequence ATGAGCACAACTAAAACAATACAATCGGCATTAATATCTGTTTTTTCAAAGGATGGATTAGAGCCAATCGTTAGAAAATTACACGAACAAAATGTTACACTTTATTCAACTGGAGGAACTGAAGATTTTATCAAAAATCTTGGAATTCCTGTAGTTCCGGTTGAAGATATAACTTCATTTCCTGAAATTCTTGGCGGAAGAGTAAAAACTTTGCACCCAAAAATTTTTGGTGGAATTTTAAACCGTCAGGATAACGAGAGTGATGTTCAACAAATGAAGGAATTTGATATCCCTCAAATTGATTTGGTAATTGTCGATTTGTATCCGTTTGAAAAAACTGTTGCTTCTGGTGCAAGTGAACAAGATATCATCGAAAAAATTGATATTGGCGGAATTTCATTGATTCGTGCCGGTGCAAAAAACTTCAAAGACACTGTAATTGTGGCTTCGGTTAACGAATATAGCTTGCTTCTTGATTTGATTACAGAGCAAAATGGAGCTACAACTCTTGAAAACAGAAGATTGTTTGCTACAAAAGCATTCCACGTTTCATCTCACTACGATGGTGCGATTTTTAATTATTTCAATACTGACGAGACTATTTACAAAGAAAGTATTGCAGATGGTCAGGTTTTAAGATATGGAGAAAACCCGCATCAAAAAGGTTTCTTTTTTGGAGATTTTGATGCAATGTTCAAAAAAGTTCACGGAAAAGAATTATCATACAACAATTTATTAGACGTTGATGCGGCTGTAAACTTAATTAATGAGTTTAAAACTGACGGACCAACATTTGCAATTTTAAAACATAATAATGCTTGTGGTTTAGCTTCAAGAAAAACAATTAGTGAAGCTTATTTAGCAGCTTTAGCTTGTGATCCTACATCTGCTTTTGGCGGAGTTTTGATTGCAAACACTAAAATTGATTTAGCTACAGCTCAGGAAATCAACAAATTATTTTGCGAAGTAGTAATTGCTCCAAGTTATGATGACGAGGCAATTGCCGTTTTACAAGAAAAGAAAAACAGAATCATATTAGTTCAAAATGAAGTTGAATTACCTTCAAGACAAGTTAGAACATGTCTTAATGGTTTGTTAATTCAGGACAGAAATAATATTACAGATACTAAAGAGCATTTAAAAACCGTTACTATCACTGAGCCTACTGCTTCAGAAATAGAAGATTTAATATTTGCTTCAAAAATTTGCAAAAACACAAAGTCAAACACAATTGTTTTTGCAAAAAACGGAACCTTAATTTCATCAGGTACAGGTCAGACCTCAAGAGTTGATGCTTTAATGCAAGCTGTTGACAAGGCGAAAGCTTTTGGATTTGATTTAACAGGCGCTTCGATGGCAAGTGATGCATTTTTTCCATTTCCGGATTGTGTAGAATTAGCCAAAAAAGCAGGAATAACTGCTGTAATTCAGCCAGGAGGCTCAATAAAAGACGAATTAAGCATAAATTATTGCAACGAAAATAATCTTGCAATGGTATTTACTGGAACGCGTCATTTTAAACATTAA
- a CDS encoding ABC transporter permease, which yields MLVYLRLLKESLSFAINALRNNKLRTLLSLLGVTIGIFSIIAVLAAVDSLDRKISKDLSSLDKNTIYLMKFCFGPSEIPQWKREQFPNVKYDEYIGLKNSLNNTDQVAYQLFVSHESLKYDSKTVSDANVIPSSSEMVDINGLSFYKGRFYNESESNSGAAVIVLGYDIAEGLFGTSDPIGKNIRLYGQRFTVIGVIAKQGAGFFGDSNDTSIYLPANFLRRMYGDSDAMTPVIVLKPTKGIDMDAYKAEVAQKLRAIRGMKAGEMDNFFVNVLSGFTDFIDSILGQMNIVGWIISGFSLLVGGFGIANIMFVSVKERTHLIGIQKSLGAKNRFILFQFLFEAIILSVIGGIIGLLMVWGIALILTKALDFEFVLSLGNILLGTGLAALIGLISGILPAISAANLDPVEAIRTGM from the coding sequence ATGCTTGTTTATCTAAGATTATTAAAAGAAAGTTTAAGTTTTGCCATAAATGCTTTGCGAAATAATAAATTGCGTACTTTATTGTCTTTGTTAGGTGTTACGATTGGAATTTTTTCAATTATTGCCGTTTTGGCGGCAGTTGATTCTTTAGATAGAAAAATTTCAAAGGATTTGAGTAGCTTAGATAAAAATACAATTTATTTAATGAAATTTTGTTTTGGACCATCTGAAATTCCACAATGGAAAAGAGAGCAGTTTCCAAACGTAAAATATGACGAATATATTGGTCTTAAAAACTCCCTTAATAATACAGATCAGGTAGCATATCAGCTTTTTGTAAGTCATGAAAGTTTAAAGTATGATTCAAAAACAGTCAGCGATGCAAATGTTATTCCGTCGTCAAGCGAAATGGTAGATATTAACGGGTTAAGTTTTTATAAAGGACGGTTTTATAATGAGTCTGAATCAAATTCAGGAGCCGCTGTAATTGTTTTAGGATATGATATTGCTGAAGGTCTTTTTGGGACAAGTGATCCTATTGGAAAAAATATTCGTTTATACGGACAACGTTTTACCGTCATTGGTGTAATTGCAAAGCAGGGAGCTGGATTTTTTGGGGACAGTAATGATACATCAATTTATTTGCCGGCCAATTTTTTACGCCGAATGTATGGCGATAGCGACGCAATGACTCCGGTTATTGTTTTAAAGCCAACAAAAGGAATCGATATGGATGCTTACAAAGCCGAAGTTGCTCAAAAATTGAGAGCTATTCGCGGAATGAAAGCGGGAGAAATGGATAACTTTTTTGTTAATGTGCTTTCTGGATTTACCGATTTTATTGACAGTATTCTTGGTCAGATGAATATTGTTGGATGGATTATCAGCGGATTTTCTCTTTTGGTTGGTGGCTTTGGAATTGCAAATATTATGTTCGTTTCGGTTAAAGAAAGAACCCATTTAATTGGAATCCAAAAATCTTTAGGAGCAAAAAATAGATTTATTTTGTTTCAGTTTTTATTTGAGGCAATTATTCTTTCTGTGATTGGCGGGATTATAGGATTATTGATGGTTTGGGGAATTGCCCTTATTCTAACAAAAGCGCTTGACTTTGAGTTTGTTCTAAGCTTAGGGAATATACTTTTAGGAACCGGATTAGCCGCGCTTATAGGATTGATTTCGGGTATTTTACCAGCAATTTCTGCAGCAAATCTAGATCCTGTAGAAGCTATTAGAACAGGAATGTAG
- a CDS encoding NAD(P)-dependent alcohol dehydrogenase yields the protein MIPVKAYAAYDAVNPLKPYTFERKEVGAHQVQIEILYSGVCHSDIHTAKGDWGPVNYPLVPGHEIVGRIVAVGSEVSKFKVGELAGVGCFVDSCRVCPSCQSGEEQFCDEGMTGTYNSVERGTNIPTRGGYSTSIIVDESYTLHVSEKLDIKGVAPLLCAGITTYSPLRYLKVGKGHKVGVLGLGGLGHMAVKFAVSFGAEVTMLSHSPSKEVDAKKLGAHKFALTSNPETLESLANSFDFILNTVSAKHDHNAYLNLLKTNGTMIVVGAPPAPAEIPVFTLIMKRRSIMGSLIGGIKETQEMLDYCAEHNITSDVEIIDMSYINEAYDRMNKSDVKYRFVIDMASLK from the coding sequence ATGATACCAGTAAAAGCTTATGCAGCCTACGATGCTGTAAATCCGTTAAAACCCTACACGTTTGAAAGAAAGGAAGTTGGTGCTCATCAAGTTCAAATCGAAATTTTATACAGTGGTGTTTGCCATTCAGATATTCATACAGCAAAAGGGGATTGGGGACCGGTGAATTACCCATTAGTTCCCGGACACGAAATTGTTGGTCGAATTGTTGCCGTTGGTAGTGAAGTTTCTAAGTTTAAAGTTGGAGAACTTGCCGGAGTGGGTTGTTTTGTTGATTCATGCAGAGTGTGCCCGAGTTGCCAATCAGGCGAAGAGCAATTTTGTGATGAAGGAATGACCGGAACTTATAACAGTGTAGAAAGAGGAACTAATATCCCAACTCGAGGAGGATATTCTACCAGTATTATTGTTGATGAAAGTTATACACTTCACGTTTCTGAAAAATTAGATATAAAAGGAGTAGCGCCATTATTATGTGCAGGAATTACAACTTATTCTCCGCTACGTTACTTAAAAGTAGGTAAAGGGCATAAAGTTGGAGTTTTAGGTCTGGGAGGTTTAGGACACATGGCGGTGAAATTTGCGGTTTCTTTTGGTGCCGAAGTTACCATGTTAAGTCATTCTCCATCTAAAGAAGTTGATGCCAAAAAATTAGGAGCGCATAAATTTGCCTTAACATCAAATCCAGAAACACTGGAATCTTTAGCTAATAGTTTCGACTTTATTTTAAATACTGTTTCTGCAAAACACGATCATAATGCTTATTTGAATTTGTTAAAAACTAACGGAACAATGATTGTTGTTGGTGCTCCGCCAGCGCCAGCCGAAATCCCGGTTTTTACTTTAATTATGAAAAGAAGAAGCATCATGGGAAGTTTAATTGGTGGAATCAAAGAAACTCAGGAAATGTTAGATTACTGTGCAGAACATAATATTACTTCAGATGTTGAAATTATCGATATGTCGTATATTAACGAAGCTTACGATCGTATGAATAAAAGCGATGTAAAGTATCGTTTTGTAATTGATATGGCATCTTTGAAGTAA
- a CDS encoding helix-turn-helix transcriptional regulator, with protein sequence MSTTTKPNHIGRKISRIRELKDMKQEALAQALGTSQQTVSAIENSETIDEEKLLEVAKALGVSVEAIKNFTEENMISYFNNFYDNSTSTGINGIFSPSHCSFNPLDKVVELYERLVQVEKEKNEYMEKLLKEK encoded by the coding sequence ATGAGCACAACAACAAAACCAAATCATATAGGGCGAAAAATTAGCCGTATTCGTGAACTTAAAGACATGAAGCAAGAAGCATTGGCACAAGCTTTAGGAACATCTCAACAAACTGTATCTGCAATAGAGAACAGCGAAACTATTGATGAGGAAAAGCTTTTGGAAGTAGCAAAAGCACTTGGTGTAAGTGTCGAAGCAATTAAAAACTTTACCGAAGAAAATATGATAAGTTATTTTAATAATTTTTATGACAATAGTACAAGTACTGGTATAAATGGAATATTCAGTCCAAGCCATTGTTCTTTCAATCCACTAGATAAAGTAGTTGAGCTTTACGAGCGCTTGGTTCAGGTTGAAAAAGAAAAAAATGAATATATGGAAAAATTACTAAAAGAAAAATAA
- the accD gene encoding acetyl-CoA carboxylase, carboxyltransferase subunit beta encodes MAWFKRQEKGITTATEDKMDVPKGLWYKSPTGKIIDADELARNLFVSPEDDFHVRIGSATYFEILFDNNEFVELDKNMTSKDPLHFVDTKKYADRLKDVMEKTHLKDAVRTGVGKSKGKELVICCMDFAFIGGSMGAVVGEKIARGIDHAIKNKLPFVMISKSGGARMMEAAYSLMQLAKTSVKLAQLAEAKLPYISLCTDPTTGGTTASYAMLGDINISEPGALIGFAGPRVVRDTTGKDLPEGFQTAEFLLEHGFLDFITPRKELKDNINMYIDLIQNNTIR; translated from the coding sequence ATGGCTTGGTTTAAAAGACAGGAAAAAGGGATTACGACTGCTACTGAAGATAAGATGGACGTTCCGAAAGGATTGTGGTACAAATCTCCTACTGGAAAAATTATTGATGCTGACGAATTAGCCAGAAACTTATTTGTTAGTCCTGAAGATGATTTTCACGTTCGAATTGGAAGCGCAACCTATTTTGAAATTTTATTCGACAATAATGAATTTGTTGAATTGGATAAAAACATGACATCAAAAGATCCTCTGCATTTTGTTGATACAAAAAAATATGCAGACAGATTGAAAGATGTAATGGAGAAAACTCACCTTAAAGACGCTGTGCGTACCGGAGTGGGAAAATCTAAAGGAAAAGAACTTGTAATTTGTTGTATGGATTTTGCCTTTATTGGTGGATCTATGGGAGCTGTTGTTGGAGAAAAAATTGCCAGAGGTATTGATCACGCGATCAAAAACAAATTACCTTTTGTAATGATTTCTAAATCTGGAGGGGCTCGTATGATGGAAGCAGCTTATTCTTTAATGCAATTAGCTAAAACATCTGTAAAATTAGCTCAGTTAGCTGAAGCAAAATTACCTTACATCTCTCTTTGTACAGATCCAACTACTGGAGGAACAACTGCATCATACGCAATGTTAGGAGATATTAATATTTCTGAGCCAGGTGCTTTGATTGGTTTTGCCGGTCCACGTGTTGTTCGTGACACTACAGGAAAAGATTTACCAGAAGGTTTCCAGACTGCTGAATTTCTTTTAGAGCACGGTTTCCTTGACTTTATCACGCCTAGAAAAGAGTTGAAAGATAATATTAATATGTATATCGATTTGATTCAAAATAATACAATTAGATAG
- the fbaA gene encoding class II fructose-bisphosphate aldolase: MAHNIKPGVATGDQVQEIFNYAKEKGFALPAVNVTGSSTINGVLETAAKLNAPVIIQFSNGGAQFNAGKGLSNAGEKSAIAGGIAGAKHIHALAEAYGATVILHTDHCAKKLLPWIDGLLDASEKHFAETGKPLFSSHMIDLSEEPIEENIEICKEYLARMSKMGMTLEIELGITGGEEDGVDNSDVDSSKLYTQPEEVAYAYEELSKVSPKFTIAAAFGNVHGVYKPGNVKLTPKILKNSQDFVQNKFNTGHNPVDFVFHGGSGSTLEEIREGISYGVIKMNIDTDLQFAYTEGIRDYMVNNIDYLKSQIGNPEGADAPNKKYYDPRKWVRESEVTFNTRLEQAFADLNNVNTL; this comes from the coding sequence ATGGCACACAATATTAAACCAGGAGTAGCTACAGGAGATCAGGTTCAGGAGATTTTTAATTATGCAAAAGAAAAAGGATTTGCGTTACCAGCAGTAAATGTTACTGGGTCAAGCACAATCAATGGGGTTCTTGAAACTGCAGCAAAACTTAATGCGCCAGTTATTATTCAATTTTCAAACGGAGGAGCACAATTTAACGCTGGAAAAGGATTATCTAATGCAGGTGAAAAATCAGCAATTGCTGGTGGAATCGCTGGAGCAAAACACATTCATGCTTTAGCAGAAGCTTACGGAGCAACTGTAATTTTGCACACTGACCACTGTGCAAAAAAATTATTACCTTGGATTGATGGCTTATTAGATGCTTCTGAAAAACATTTTGCAGAAACAGGAAAACCATTATTCAGTTCTCACATGATCGATTTATCTGAAGAGCCAATCGAAGAAAACATCGAAATCTGTAAAGAATATTTAGCCAGAATGAGCAAAATGGGAATGACATTAGAAATCGAGCTTGGTATTACAGGTGGTGAAGAAGATGGTGTTGACAACTCTGATGTTGATAGCTCAAAATTATATACGCAACCAGAAGAAGTAGCTTATGCTTACGAAGAATTATCTAAAGTAAGTCCTAAATTTACAATTGCAGCTGCTTTTGGTAACGTTCACGGTGTTTACAAACCAGGAAACGTAAAATTAACTCCAAAAATCTTAAAAAATTCTCAGGATTTCGTTCAAAACAAATTCAACACTGGTCATAACCCGGTAGATTTCGTTTTCCACGGAGGTTCAGGTTCTACACTTGAAGAAATCAGAGAAGGAATTAGCTACGGAGTTATCAAAATGAACATTGATACAGATTTACAATTTGCATATACTGAAGGAATTCGTGATTATATGGTTAATAACATTGACTATTTAAAATCTCAAATTGGTAACCCAGAAGGTGCTGATGCTCCTAACAAAAAATATTATGACCCAAGAAAATGGGTACGTGAAAGCGAAGTGACATTCAATACAAGACTTGAGCAAGCTTTTGCAGACTTGAATAACGTAAATACACTTTAA